From one Deltaproteobacteria bacterium genomic stretch:
- a CDS encoding AbrB/MazE/SpoVT family DNA-binding domain-containing protein, translated as MNMRTHLVQIGNSQGVRLPRAIIEEAKLSRDLDVVVEAGAVVIRSAPVRAGWASDARACHEAGDDSLADWDATIIDGDWQ; from the coding sequence GTGAATATGCGTACTCATCTGGTTCAGATTGGAAATTCACAGGGTGTAAGGCTACCTAGAGCGATTATTGAGGAGGCCAAACTCAGCCGCGATCTCGATGTTGTTGTCGAGGCGGGTGCAGTGGTCATTCGCAGCGCACCAGTGCGGGCGGGCTGGGCGAGTGATGCCCGTGCCTGTCATGAAGCGGGTGACGACAGCCTTGCGGACTGGGACGCTACCATTATTGATGGCGACTGGCAATGA
- a CDS encoding type II toxin-antitoxin system PemK/MazF family toxin, producing the protein MRRNEVWLVNLDPTIGSEIRKTRPAVVVSPDELNEQLNTVIVVPLTTGRAYAFRVSTRIQNKDGVAALDQIRTIDKQRLIRRIALLDAHSAERLFAGLAELFAP; encoded by the coding sequence ATGAGACGGAACGAAGTGTGGTTGGTCAATCTCGATCCGACCATCGGCAGCGAAATCAGAAAGACACGCCCTGCAGTCGTTGTGTCACCGGACGAATTGAACGAGCAATTGAACACGGTGATCGTAGTGCCTCTTACCACGGGCCGCGCCTACGCCTTTCGTGTCTCTACTAGGATTCAGAACAAAGATGGCGTCGCCGCCCTTGATCAGATTCGCACTATCGATAAGCAGCGTCTAATCCGCCGAATCGCTCTACTCGATGCTCATTCTGCCGAGCGATTGTTTGCAGGACTGGCAGAGTTGTTCGCTCCATAA
- a CDS encoding S8 family serine peptidase encodes MVARLSFCTLHYIYLFYFLLAITACNVDDEILFTDSSLRTFQNTTLTQTKNSVAKSSSQLSERVVPGEIIIRFKEQSSLYTLAAALKTNGIPLSVAAPQTQIDKYLDDNSAIKSLRGQSLSSFSKSISKISLNQKSLKVLHELELERLYSKQAMIARRFAHLRKSAPNNKSLLYGVYKISVDPSIDTVRLAAQLQKDSEVLYAEPNYLIPLTAAPNDAYYADELWHLQNLDLETVWNYPTPNNGGYTGNNIVVAVIDSGLDITHEDIVNNLWQNTDETFGDNDDDDGNGYNDDKYGFDFVNNSGTLTDTNGHGTHVAGIIAASGNNSIGVIGVAPRAEIMVLHACQGLCGRAEIIEAFYYAADNGAQVINCSFTEYDKSQLVKDAIDNAIANGVIVVAAAGNDFMDTSRAYPASFEGVIAIGASLSSNEPTWYSNLGGRVDLFVPGGDDTSGGHILSLKSSGTSGGSNFSDPKYYYDWGTSMASPFASGLVALLLERWSGLTNDQVRFLFHNYAIPTNDWSSDRSFGVLNDAAAMMAAPEEPPDLHGYITKPSHLLETSNNYFHKGNQLEIYGVATGADFHHYEIATATVDDYLYDNPNFILRYTGNSKVEHQSIDDEDGGILATINTGTGVSGKVLFIRLRVYDDNQHYIDAITALFRDDTLEQGWPRYNEGYEYLNSEQLSNTLLGDVDGDGYMEIISMPRGACWVYIRRYNGETLISGSDPFIDICAVVSNLNTYSTHKIIGIALADLDKNGDLEIIVAPPVTNNNETIYAFHHDGTAVAGFPAGVVNASGSSSEIYTEYPPVVADLENDGTLDILRVATNGSVTYLVAVDAAGNPKNGFPLLLGNSDDVAFPLAVGDIDGDSKAEIFAQAKGASELQIIRLNETVTTISGLFLAAVLADLNNDDNYELIDIRKQSSNLYLERRQANSLNTIAWSKTDSLLDPQALRLADVDHDGDLEIIVNTTPINVLDVYDDQGNKLSEYSKSIKNIPAPSFANPCSAHCNGLSDTKAMVIAGITGDSYSLFDSDSDALYSMTAAGDHLSGFPKYFAPLAAPALGDIDNDGKLEIAVQAMNGLVYVFELPQAQGSLDWPTFGANNQRTHMVNAPRLGLAAPAELTAGRSSTINILFNHLTQSVNHTLTIYLQNPDGSIIADATASTSQKRGNVNISLSLPADMLDGSYELYAKVVINNKVLARQTISTSVIYEMHDVPDVVHQSITTAQSLILAEELSIGTINYTTSTTYDPGTVLEQDPVAGSSVPLGSKINLTIVADPNMRVVPNVVNQTQTNAEKAIEQANLKIGNITFEQTDEVSPGTVLRQQPVAGEYVPLDATVNLWVATDPNLPMVPNVVLKTIEEAKEIITNSVFKLGTITYESSTEYAPGTVIKQQPLAGQTVAANTSINLVVATKANTNPQKEVVVARSDGCAATPDSGAIAFSAMLILILSTRRKRFSD; translated from the coding sequence ATGGTTGCAAGACTTAGTTTTTGCACGCTTCATTATATTTATCTTTTCTACTTTCTATTAGCTATAACGGCATGCAATGTAGACGATGAAATACTATTTACTGACTCAAGCTTAAGAACCTTTCAAAATACAACATTAACCCAAACAAAAAACAGCGTCGCCAAATCAAGCTCGCAATTATCAGAGCGAGTAGTTCCGGGTGAAATTATTATCCGTTTTAAAGAACAAAGCTCGCTTTATACGCTTGCTGCAGCACTAAAAACTAATGGTATTCCCTTAAGTGTTGCTGCGCCGCAGACACAAATTGACAAATATTTAGATGATAATAGCGCTATTAAATCACTGCGTGGTCAAAGTTTAAGCTCTTTTTCAAAATCAATCAGTAAAATTTCTTTAAATCAAAAATCGCTTAAAGTTTTGCATGAACTTGAATTAGAGCGTTTATATAGCAAGCAAGCAATGATTGCGCGGCGATTTGCGCATCTGCGTAAAAGTGCGCCCAACAATAAGTCATTATTATATGGTGTATATAAAATATCTGTTGATCCTTCAATAGATACAGTTAGGCTGGCAGCGCAACTACAAAAAGATAGTGAAGTATTATATGCCGAGCCGAATTATTTGATACCATTAACGGCAGCGCCAAATGATGCCTATTATGCAGACGAATTATGGCATTTGCAGAATTTAGATCTCGAAACAGTATGGAACTACCCAACACCAAACAATGGAGGTTATACTGGTAATAATATAGTCGTAGCAGTTATTGATAGTGGTCTTGACATAACTCACGAAGATATTGTTAATAATCTTTGGCAGAATACAGATGAAACTTTTGGTGATAACGATGATGATGATGGCAATGGTTATAATGACGATAAATATGGATTTGATTTTGTTAATAATAGCGGTACGTTGACTGATACTAATGGCCATGGCACTCATGTCGCTGGTATTATAGCTGCTAGTGGTAATAATAGTATAGGCGTCATCGGGGTTGCCCCCAGAGCTGAAATTATGGTTCTACATGCTTGTCAAGGTTTATGCGGACGAGCTGAAATCATCGAAGCTTTTTATTATGCAGCCGATAATGGGGCTCAAGTAATTAATTGCTCATTCACTGAATATGATAAAAGCCAATTAGTTAAAGACGCTATCGATAATGCTATTGCTAATGGTGTAATAGTAGTAGCTGCGGCTGGCAACGATTTTATGGATACTAGTAGGGCATATCCAGCAAGTTTTGAAGGTGTAATAGCTATCGGTGCTTCTTTATCTTCAAATGAACCAACTTGGTATTCAAATTTGGGTGGTCGAGTTGATTTATTTGTACCTGGTGGCGATGATACTAGTGGTGGTCATATTTTGTCATTAAAGTCTTCAGGTACTTCAGGTGGTAGTAATTTCTCTGACCCAAAATATTATTATGACTGGGGCACAAGTATGGCGTCGCCGTTTGCTTCAGGATTAGTTGCGTTATTACTTGAAAGATGGTCAGGATTAACTAACGACCAAGTGCGATTTCTTTTTCATAACTACGCTATACCAACTAATGATTGGTCAAGCGATAGATCTTTTGGTGTGTTAAATGATGCCGCAGCGATGATGGCTGCCCCTGAAGAACCCCCAGATTTGCATGGCTATATTACTAAACCATCACATTTATTAGAAACATCTAATAATTATTTTCATAAAGGAAATCAGTTAGAAATTTACGGTGTTGCTACTGGTGCAGATTTTCATCACTATGAAATAGCTACAGCAACGGTAGATGATTATCTTTACGATAATCCAAACTTTATTTTGCGATATACTGGTAACTCCAAAGTTGAGCATCAAAGTATAGATGATGAAGATGGCGGTATCTTAGCAACTATTAACACAGGCACTGGTGTTAGCGGCAAAGTGTTATTTATCCGCTTGCGTGTATATGACGATAATCAACACTATATTGATGCCATAACTGCACTATTTCGAGATGATACTTTAGAGCAAGGCTGGCCGCGTTATAATGAAGGCTATGAATATCTAAACAGCGAGCAACTGTCTAATACATTGCTTGGCGATGTCGATGGCGATGGTTATATGGAAATTATTAGTATGCCAAGAGGAGCATGCTGGGTATATATTCGTCGTTATAATGGAGAGACGTTAATCTCTGGGTCTGATCCATTTATTGATATATGCGCAGTCGTTTCTAATTTAAATACTTATAGCACACATAAAATTATCGGTATAGCTCTTGCTGATTTAGATAAAAATGGTGACTTAGAAATTATTGTTGCGCCACCAGTAACTAATAATAATGAAACTATTTATGCATTTCATCATGATGGAACCGCCGTTGCGGGTTTTCCGGCAGGAGTCGTTAATGCGAGCGGAAGTTCTTCTGAGATATATACTGAATATCCACCAGTGGTTGCGGATTTAGAAAATGACGGAACCCTTGATATATTACGTGTAGCTACTAATGGCAGCGTTACTTATTTAGTTGCCGTTGATGCTGCAGGAAACCCTAAAAACGGCTTTCCATTGTTGCTTGGTAATTCTGATGATGTAGCATTTCCTCTCGCTGTAGGTGATATAGATGGTGATAGTAAAGCAGAAATATTTGCCCAAGCTAAGGGGGCATCAGAGTTACAAATAATTAGGCTAAATGAAACGGTAACAACGATTAGCGGTTTATTTCTTGCAGCAGTACTTGCAGATCTTAATAACGATGATAACTATGAATTAATTGATATTAGAAAGCAGAGCAGCAATTTATATCTTGAAAGACGCCAAGCTAACTCTTTAAATACAATAGCATGGTCTAAGACGGATAGTTTATTAGATCCACAAGCACTGCGACTTGCTGATGTTGATCATGATGGTGATTTAGAAATTATTGTAAATACCACACCAATTAATGTTTTGGATGTATATGATGATCAGGGTAATAAATTAAGCGAGTATTCTAAATCTATAAAAAATATTCCAGCACCTTCATTTGCAAACCCGTGCTCGGCACATTGCAATGGTCTTAGCGATACAAAAGCTATGGTAATCGCCGGCATTACTGGTGATAGTTACAGTCTCTTTGATAGTGATAGTGATGCTTTATATAGCATGACTGCTGCCGGAGATCATTTATCAGGTTTCCCGAAATACTTTGCCCCATTAGCAGCTCCAGCTTTAGGTGACATCGATAATGACGGTAAACTAGAAATTGCAGTGCAAGCAATGAATGGGCTGGTTTATGTTTTTGAATTACCACAGGCTCAAGGTAGTTTAGACTGGCCGACCTTTGGCGCCAATAACCAGCGAACTCATATGGTTAATGCACCACGATTAGGTTTAGCGGCGCCAGCAGAGCTCACTGCCGGTAGATCATCTACTATTAACATTTTATTTAACCACTTAACTCAAAGTGTAAATCATACACTTACTATATATTTGCAAAACCCTGATGGTTCAATAATTGCAGATGCCACCGCAAGTACTTCACAAAAACGAGGCAATGTTAATATTAGTCTTAGCTTACCCGCCGATATGCTTGATGGAAGTTATGAACTGTACGCTAAAGTAGTTATCAACAATAAAGTATTAGCACGTCAGACGATTAGCACTTCAGTTATATATGAAATGCATGATGTGCCAGATGTTGTGCATCAATCAATAACTACCGCACAATCATTAATTTTAGCTGAAGAATTAAGTATTGGTACTATTAATTATACAACTTCAACTACTTATGACCCTGGTACCGTATTAGAACAAGATCCAGTCGCTGGTTCAAGCGTACCTTTAGGTAGCAAAATAAATCTCACCATTGTTGCCGACCCCAATATGCGTGTAGTCCCTAATGTGGTTAACCAGACTCAAACCAATGCAGAAAAAGCAATTGAACAAGCAAATTTAAAAATTGGCAATATTACTTTTGAGCAAACCGACGAAGTATCACCAGGCACCGTCTTAAGACAACAGCCAGTCGCAGGTGAATATGTACCATTAGATGCAACAGTTAATTTATGGGTAGCAACTGATCCAAATTTGCCAATGGTGCCTAATGTAGTGCTCAAAACTATTGAAGAAGCAAAAGAAATAATTACAAATTCAGTATTTAAATTAGGTACGATTACTTATGAATCTTCTACTGAATATGCTCCAGGGACAGTTATTAAACAACAACCATTAGCCGGACAGACTGTTGCGGCAAATACGAGTATAAATTTAGTAGTGGCTACAAAGGCAAATACTAATCCACAAAAAGAAGTTGTAGTTGCTCGATCAGATGGTTGCGCTGCAACGCCTGACAGTGGTGCTATTGCTTTCTCGGCGATGCTTATTTTGATTTTATCAACTCGGCGTAAACGATTTAGTGATTAA
- a CDS encoding DUF4926 domain-containing protein produces MNKLNDYDVVRLNHAIVQHNLPEGAIGTIVMIYSEPLAYEVEFCDDEGGTIALLTLHEEEISRVN; encoded by the coding sequence ATGAACAAGCTAAATGACTATGACGTTGTACGGTTGAATCACGCAATTGTGCAGCACAATTTGCCCGAAGGAGCGATTGGTACTATTGTGATGATTTATTCTGAACCGTTAGCATATGAAGTGGAATTCTGTGATGATGAAGGTGGAACTATTGCATTATTAACCTTACATGAAGAAGAAATTAGCAGAGTTAATTAA
- a CDS encoding LysM peptidoglycan-binding domain-containing protein: MSLQLLIFTLASWTISANPPPADTSDIDEQNAEALAEIIARDALMQEQDLSPTDDAKWVLHDLLFDDFAQTKTISHQVKSIIADREELLWPRQFDWMLNLKTDALAARLRLMPAHQAIQAQGHLAFDIPIVDHPLVDSYIDYFTGRGRWFFERWLSRSDRYIPIMQPILEKHGLPKDLVFVAMVESGFSATATSWAKAGGFWQFMPATARVFHLRRDAWVDERRDFIRATEAAATYFSKLYREFGDWHLAWAGYNAGEGRVRRTMAKVGVSNFWALVRRKALPKETQHYVPKIIAAAIIAKDRKKYGFAQVKPLSPLAYDEIEVNDATELQVISRQFGCSYELLQELNPGLSYGVTPPQRSTIIRVPKGRGEEIASWLKTQKPEECVSYARHIVERGESLARIARRYGSTIKLIREFNRINDVRSLRPGDRLIIPVTAQKWRSRQIANQKNDEQRKKWRARQIAARWQKSAVNKKYAPKKFKLKRTAIHKVRRGETLWSISQQYGVSVDQMKSWNDLPDNQVQAGAVLEVYAAVVPKS; this comes from the coding sequence ATGTCGTTACAATTATTAATCTTTACTCTTGCATCGTGGACGATCTCTGCCAATCCCCCACCTGCGGATACTTCTGACATTGATGAGCAGAATGCCGAGGCTTTAGCTGAAATTATTGCCCGAGATGCATTAATGCAAGAGCAAGATTTAAGCCCAACCGATGATGCTAAATGGGTTTTACATGACCTTTTATTTGACGATTTTGCACAGACTAAAACTATATCGCATCAAGTAAAAAGCATTATTGCCGATCGTGAAGAATTATTATGGCCACGCCAGTTTGATTGGATGTTAAATTTAAAAACTGATGCTTTAGCTGCACGCTTACGTTTAATGCCAGCTCATCAAGCAATACAAGCCCAAGGGCATTTAGCTTTCGATATTCCTATAGTAGATCACCCTCTAGTAGACTCCTACATTGATTATTTTACCGGTCGTGGGCGTTGGTTTTTTGAGCGCTGGTTATCTCGATCTGACCGCTATATCCCCATTATGCAACCGATTCTTGAAAAGCATGGACTCCCAAAAGATTTAGTTTTTGTGGCTATGGTTGAAAGTGGTTTTAGTGCTACTGCCACATCTTGGGCAAAAGCAGGCGGTTTTTGGCAATTTATGCCTGCAACAGCTCGTGTGTTTCATTTGCGACGTGATGCTTGGGTTGATGAGCGTCGTGATTTCATTCGTGCTACTGAAGCAGCAGCTACATATTTTAGCAAATTGTATCGTGAGTTTGGCGATTGGCATTTAGCATGGGCGGGATATAATGCCGGTGAAGGGCGTGTACGGCGCACTATGGCCAAAGTAGGTGTTAGCAATTTTTGGGCATTAGTAAGGCGTAAAGCTCTTCCCAAAGAAACACAACATTATGTACCTAAAATAATTGCAGCAGCGATTATTGCTAAAGACCGTAAAAAGTACGGTTTTGCACAAGTTAAGCCATTATCACCACTTGCTTATGATGAAATTGAAGTAAATGATGCCACAGAATTACAAGTAATATCGCGCCAATTTGGTTGCTCATATGAACTTTTGCAAGAGCTAAATCCAGGACTAAGTTATGGTGTTACTCCACCACAGCGATCAACAATAATACGTGTTCCTAAGGGTCGTGGTGAAGAAATAGCTTCATGGCTAAAAACGCAAAAGCCAGAAGAGTGCGTATCATATGCCCGTCATATTGTAGAGCGTGGTGAGAGCTTGGCGCGTATTGCCCGTCGCTATGGCAGCACTATTAAATTGATTCGTGAATTTAACCGCATTAACGATGTAAGAAGTTTGCGGCCTGGAGATAGGCTGATTATTCCGGTAACTGCCCAAAAGTGGCGTAGTCGACAGATAGCTAACCAGAAAAATGATGAACAAAGAAAAAAATGGCGCGCCAGACAAATTGCAGCTCGTTGGCAGAAATCGGCAGTTAATAAAAAGTATGCACCAAAGAAATTTAAATTAAAACGAACGGCTATACATAAAGTTCGTCGTGGTGAGACGTTATGGTCGATTTCGCAACAATATGGTGTAAGTGTTGATCAGATGAAATCATGGAATGATTTGCCAGATAATCAAGTACAAGCTGGCGCAGTGTTAGAAGTTTATGCGGCCGTGGTGCCAAAAAGTTAG